One part of the Bacteroidia bacterium genome encodes these proteins:
- a CDS encoding ATP-binding protein, with protein sequence MSSSTETKKSLLKKLELETRPDVIHDIEVAIEEIKEKLNFQDDVYGNVMVAVTEAINNSIYHGNKEDQSKKIYLDFEMKNEYRLLVRVKDEGEGFDPAALADPTAPENLENIGGRGVFLMQHLADEIKFTDEGRVVEMCFNI encoded by the coding sequence ATGAGCAGTAGCACAGAAACTAAAAAGTCATTGTTGAAAAAACTGGAACTGGAAACGAGGCCTGATGTAATTCATGACATAGAAGTGGCCATCGAAGAGATCAAAGAGAAGCTCAATTTCCAGGATGATGTATATGGGAATGTTATGGTAGCCGTTACAGAGGCGATCAACAATTCCATTTATCACGGCAATAAAGAAGACCAGTCAAAGAAGATCTATCTGGACTTTGAAATGAAAAACGAGTATCGATTATTGGTACGGGTAAAGGATGAAGGAGAGGGATTTGATCCCGCTGCTTTGGCCGATCCTACTGCTCCGGAAAACCTGGAGAATATAGGAGGTCGAGGTGTTTTCCTCATGCAGCATCTGGCTGATGAGATCAAGTTTACAGATGAAGGGAGAGTAGTGGAGATGTGTTTTAACATCTAG
- the ybeY gene encoding rRNA maturation RNase YbeY, with product MEQSLEFFSQEIEFTLDKEDSVRDWILFVIDSYDKKVSQINYIFCSDDYLLELNRTHLQHDYYTDILTFPYAPAGVEELISDIYISIDRVKDNAHSYELPFIDELHRVMIHGALHLIGFDDHGDAAKKEMSAKEDMALAQRKFL from the coding sequence ATGGAACAAAGCTTGGAATTCTTCTCACAAGAAATAGAGTTTACCTTAGATAAAGAGGATTCAGTTAGAGACTGGATCCTCTTTGTCATTGACTCTTATGACAAAAAAGTAAGCCAGATCAATTATATATTCTGCTCTGATGATTACCTCCTTGAGCTCAATAGGACCCACCTCCAGCACGATTATTATACCGATATCCTAACCTTCCCGTATGCTCCTGCAGGAGTAGAGGAACTCATCTCCGACATTTATATCAGTATAGACCGGGTAAAGGATAATGCCCATTCCTATGAACTTCCATTTATCGATGAGTTACATAGAGTGATGATTCATGGTGCCTTGCATCTCATTGGTTTTGATGATCATGGAGATGCCGCTAAAAAGGAGATGAGCGCAAAGGAAGATATGGCTCTTGCTCAACGCAAATTCCTCTGA
- a CDS encoding DUF4175 family protein, with protein MPQEKNLLDQRLQEFRSQYYKDRILRGSLLLALLVSSMLFVALLSEGLFGFSSSIRTTIVYGLGGIFLLVLGWMVIWPLTKLFKLTHTISDFQIADMVSQHFPNINDKLTNLLQLKNSNREDNALVQAAINKKTETITPVPLKSAIDLKKNRKYVGYLGVPMLLFLLTFVFNSSFLGESSKRMLNYDKEFLPPPPFNLQLSDIPTSLVAGQDYTFEVKVDGDRLPAELFVFIRNDAEENSEFIDFNLTAENAETFTYTLSNVKEDFSFRIGNEAVSSEIYPVEVLKRPSIKNFRAIVQYPAYTGLGVEKLADNVGDFKVIKGSRVTWELLPQGDLAEAWFVGKDKIAFEEKDNETYKVSQRMMKDLEYFISLNSVENIANIDTVRYKVNILNDRYPSIYVFKPNNDFKVDLDPVMPLDLEIADDFGFSKMKLFYRFVKSGGTSEVSAEFKEYNLDIDATTLLQPLGYQIDLTSLGLAEGDELEYYIEVWDNDGISGAKSTTSATYKVLYPTLDARYDEVNESQNEVKDDLKNLKEKADELNQAYKKMQEKLLEQKKLSFDDKKEAQRMLEEHQKMLEELKETQQKFEETIDKMEENQMVSEETLEKYEELNEFLEEMDNPEIEDLLKQIEEQMENLNPEDIREKLEQLQSNEEDIKKSLERTLELLKQLEVQEKADEIRNKLDQLEAKQELLNEKLEQSDEADEMENLAERQEDLEEQMDGIKEDMKELEDLKENTETPDEEKMDELNKDAEEAQDEMEKAAEQMKESAEQQKDGSKKMKKQSQQMKQNASESQKKAKQKMQKMQEQLSEMQMNMQMQQDQQNLENLRELLENLLKLSFDQEDLRDDVRELKYGDPSLKDKSQNQKKLQDDMGLVKDSLESLANKMFQIQKFVLDESKSIEDNMKRSQTFFRNKQIPMVNYHQQSAMTSINNLANMLSDVMKQLQEQMKNAQMGQGMCPKPGDKPGMQQMGQEQRKLNQQMQQMKQNGGEMDGEKLKEMAARQEAIRKKLKDAHDRMKRGEDGKPLGDMQKIMQDMIQSETELLNKQLTNQMLKRQQDILSRLLQAEQSVRERELDDKRESKTAQIKDRKSPEELSLEEYKNKIRQELLKSNKLEYSNDFLILIEQYYKKLEGANEQ; from the coding sequence ATGCCCCAGGAAAAAAATCTTCTCGACCAGCGCTTGCAGGAATTTCGTTCGCAGTATTACAAAGACAGGATCCTGCGCGGTTCCTTACTACTCGCCTTATTGGTCAGCTCCATGCTGTTTGTGGCATTATTGAGTGAAGGACTCTTTGGCTTCTCCTCCAGTATCAGAACTACAATTGTTTATGGACTTGGAGGAATTTTTCTTTTGGTCCTGGGATGGATGGTCATTTGGCCTTTGACCAAATTATTCAAACTCACCCATACCATTTCCGATTTTCAGATCGCGGATATGGTGAGTCAACATTTCCCAAATATCAATGATAAACTGACCAACCTCCTGCAGCTGAAAAATAGTAATCGGGAAGACAATGCGCTGGTGCAGGCGGCCATCAATAAAAAAACAGAAACTATTACGCCGGTTCCTCTTAAGTCTGCAATTGACTTAAAAAAGAATCGAAAATATGTTGGCTACCTTGGAGTGCCGATGCTTTTGTTCCTATTGACCTTCGTTTTCAATAGTTCTTTCCTGGGGGAAAGTAGTAAGCGGATGCTCAATTATGACAAAGAATTTTTACCTCCTCCTCCTTTTAATCTTCAACTCAGTGATATCCCGACTTCTTTGGTTGCAGGTCAGGACTATACTTTCGAAGTAAAAGTTGATGGAGACAGATTGCCTGCTGAATTATTTGTGTTCATTCGAAATGATGCTGAAGAAAATTCCGAATTCATCGATTTCAACCTGACGGCAGAAAATGCCGAGACTTTTACTTATACCCTGAGCAATGTAAAAGAAGATTTCTCTTTCAGAATCGGGAATGAGGCTGTGAGTTCTGAAATCTATCCGGTAGAAGTTTTGAAGAGACCTTCTATCAAAAATTTCAGAGCCATTGTTCAATATCCAGCCTATACAGGTTTGGGAGTAGAAAAATTGGCAGATAATGTGGGCGACTTCAAAGTGATCAAAGGATCCAGAGTAACCTGGGAACTTTTGCCTCAGGGAGACTTGGCTGAAGCCTGGTTTGTAGGAAAAGATAAGATTGCTTTCGAAGAAAAAGATAATGAGACATATAAAGTGAGTCAGCGGATGATGAAAGACCTCGAGTATTTCATTTCGCTAAATTCAGTAGAAAATATTGCTAACATAGATACCGTTCGCTACAAAGTGAACATTCTGAATGATCGCTATCCTTCTATCTATGTTTTCAAGCCCAATAATGATTTCAAAGTTGACCTTGATCCGGTCATGCCTTTGGATCTCGAGATCGCAGACGATTTTGGTTTCAGTAAAATGAAACTCTTCTATCGTTTTGTAAAATCTGGAGGAACCAGTGAAGTAAGTGCAGAATTCAAAGAATACAATTTGGATATCGATGCCACTACTTTGCTACAGCCTTTGGGCTATCAAATCGATCTGACGAGTCTGGGTCTGGCCGAAGGGGACGAACTTGAATATTATATTGAAGTTTGGGACAATGATGGAATTTCCGGTGCCAAATCTACGACCAGTGCTACTTATAAAGTTCTTTATCCAACCCTGGATGCTCGTTATGACGAAGTCAATGAAAGTCAGAACGAAGTCAAGGACGATTTGAAAAATTTGAAGGAAAAAGCAGATGAGTTGAACCAGGCATACAAAAAAATGCAGGAAAAACTCCTTGAGCAGAAGAAATTATCCTTCGATGATAAAAAAGAAGCACAGAGAATGTTGGAAGAGCATCAGAAAATGCTCGAAGAACTGAAGGAGACTCAGCAAAAATTTGAAGAGACCATCGATAAAATGGAAGAAAATCAGATGGTGTCCGAAGAAACCCTCGAAAAATATGAGGAGTTGAATGAATTTTTGGAAGAGATGGATAATCCAGAGATTGAAGATTTGTTAAAACAGATCGAAGAGCAGATGGAAAACCTCAATCCAGAGGATATTCGCGAGAAACTAGAGCAGCTTCAGTCGAATGAAGAAGATATCAAGAAGTCTTTGGAGCGCACATTAGAGCTTCTAAAGCAATTGGAGGTACAGGAGAAGGCAGATGAGATTAGAAACAAATTGGATCAGTTAGAAGCCAAACAAGAGCTCTTAAATGAGAAGTTGGAACAGTCTGACGAAGCAGATGAAATGGAGAATTTGGCTGAGCGTCAGGAAGATTTAGAGGAGCAAATGGATGGCATCAAGGAAGACATGAAGGAGCTGGAAGATCTCAAAGAAAATACTGAGACTCCGGATGAAGAGAAAATGGATGAGCTTAACAAGGATGCCGAAGAAGCTCAGGATGAAATGGAGAAAGCGGCAGAGCAAATGAAGGAATCTGCGGAACAGCAAAAAGACGGTTCCAAAAAAATGAAGAAGCAGTCTCAGCAGATGAAGCAAAATGCTTCTGAATCTCAGAAGAAGGCCAAGCAAAAAATGCAGAAAATGCAGGAGCAGCTTTCGGAGATGCAGATGAATATGCAGATGCAACAGGATCAGCAGAACCTTGAGAATCTTCGTGAACTATTGGAAAATTTATTGAAACTGTCTTTCGACCAGGAGGACTTGAGAGATGATGTAAGGGAGTTGAAATACGGAGACCCTTCTCTAAAAGATAAGAGTCAGAACCAAAAGAAATTGCAGGATGATATGGGATTGGTAAAAGACAGTCTTGAGTCTTTGGCCAATAAGATGTTCCAGATTCAGAAGTTTGTATTGGATGAAAGCAAAAGTATTGAGGACAACATGAAGCGTTCTCAAACCTTCTTCCGAAACAAGCAGATCCCTATGGTTAACTACCATCAGCAGTCTGCCATGACCAGCATCAATAACCTGGCGAATATGCTATCCGATGTCATGAAGCAATTGCAGGAGCAAATGAAAAATGCGCAAATGGGTCAGGGCATGTGTCCGAAACCTGGAGACAAACCCGGCATGCAGCAAATGGGTCAGGAGCAAAGAAAGTTGAATCAGCAGATGCAGCAGATGAAACAAAATGGTGGAGAGATGGATGGTGAGAAGCTGAAAGAAATGGCTGCAAGACAGGAGGCAATTCGTAAGAAACTAAAGGATGCCCATGACCGTATGAAGAGGGGAGAAGATGGAAAACCGCTGGGAGATATGCAGAAGATCATGCAAGACATGATTCAATCTGAAACAGAACTACTCAACAAACAGTTAACTAATCAGATGCTGAAGAGACAGCAGGATATCCTGAGTCGTCTGCTTCAGGCTGAGCAGTCTGTGAGAGAGCGGGAGTTGGATGATAAGAGAGAGTCGAAAACGGCTCAGATCAAAGACAGGAAAAGCCCGGAGGAACTATCTCTGGAAGAGTATAAGAACAAGATCAGACAGGAATTATTGAAGTCCAATAAATTGGAATATTCTAACGATTTCCTCATTTTGATCGAACAATATTATAAAAAGCTTGAAGGAGCGAATGAGCAGTAG